One window of Nocardia sp. NBC_00508 genomic DNA carries:
- a CDS encoding DEAD/DEAH box helicase — protein MSTNQVDSVPGDDDRDKDGPSFADLGIDDRILAAIADVGYESPSPIQAATIPPLLSGADVVGLAQTGTGKTAAFAIPILMGLEVTGRSPRALVLAPTRELAIQVAEAFGRYAAHIPGLHVLPIYGGQSYGVQLSGLRRGAHVVVGTPGRVIDHLEKGTLDLSQLQYLVLDEADEMLKMGFQEDVERILADTPTDKQVALFSATMPAAIRKISKQYLHDPVEITVKAKTSTATNITQRWVQVSHQRKLDALTRVLEVESFEAMIIFVRTKQATEELAEKLRARGFSAAAINGDIAQNQRERTIGQLKSGALDILVATDVAARGLDVERISHVVNYDIPHDTESYVHRIGRTGRAGRSGEALLFVAPRERHLLKSIERATRHPLTEMQLPSVEDVNAQRVTKFGDTITENLTSSNLTLFRKLIEDYEAEHNIPLADIAAALAIGSHDGDNFFMEPEPEPVERPQRDRTLRERPSRRFDEDRGGSQHRVSGTELATYRISVGKRHRVVPGAIVGAIANEGGLRRSDFGHISIRPDHSLVELPAQLPAETLEALRRTRISGVLIQLQLDSGPPQHRSFTRGPRREREGVKRPERRKPRS, from the coding sequence ATGAGCACCAATCAGGTCGACAGCGTTCCTGGCGACGACGACAGGGACAAAGACGGCCCGTCCTTCGCCGATCTCGGGATCGATGACCGCATCCTCGCGGCCATCGCCGACGTCGGTTACGAATCGCCTTCGCCGATCCAGGCGGCGACGATTCCCCCGCTGCTCTCCGGCGCCGACGTCGTGGGTCTCGCGCAGACCGGCACCGGCAAGACCGCCGCCTTCGCCATCCCGATCCTGATGGGACTCGAGGTCACCGGCCGGAGCCCGCGGGCCCTCGTGCTGGCCCCGACCCGCGAGCTTGCGATCCAGGTCGCGGAGGCGTTCGGCCGCTACGCCGCGCACATCCCCGGCCTGCACGTGCTGCCCATCTACGGCGGCCAGAGCTACGGCGTCCAGCTGTCCGGCCTGCGCCGCGGCGCGCACGTCGTGGTCGGCACGCCGGGCCGGGTCATCGATCACCTGGAGAAGGGCACGCTCGACCTGTCGCAGCTGCAGTACCTGGTGCTCGACGAGGCCGACGAGATGCTCAAGATGGGCTTCCAGGAGGACGTCGAGCGCATCCTCGCCGACACACCCACGGACAAGCAGGTGGCGCTGTTCTCCGCGACCATGCCCGCCGCGATCCGCAAGATCTCCAAGCAGTACCTGCACGATCCGGTCGAGATCACGGTCAAGGCGAAGACCTCGACGGCCACCAACATCACCCAGCGCTGGGTGCAGGTCTCGCATCAGCGCAAGCTGGACGCGCTCACCCGGGTGCTCGAGGTCGAGTCGTTCGAGGCGATGATCATCTTCGTCCGCACCAAGCAGGCCACCGAAGAGCTCGCGGAAAAACTGCGCGCCAGGGGCTTTTCCGCCGCCGCGATCAACGGCGACATCGCCCAGAACCAGCGCGAGCGCACCATCGGCCAGCTGAAGTCCGGTGCGCTCGACATCCTGGTCGCCACCGACGTCGCCGCGCGCGGACTGGACGTGGAGCGGATCTCGCACGTGGTCAACTACGACATTCCGCACGACACCGAGTCCTACGTGCACCGGATCGGCCGCACCGGCCGCGCCGGACGCAGCGGCGAGGCATTGCTGTTCGTCGCGCCGCGCGAGCGGCACCTGCTCAAGTCGATCGAGCGGGCCACCCGGCACCCGCTGACCGAAATGCAGCTACCCAGCGTGGAAGACGTCAACGCCCAGCGCGTCACCAAGTTCGGCGACACCATCACCGAGAACCTCACCTCGTCGAATCTGACGCTGTTCCGCAAGCTGATCGAGGACTACGAGGCCGAGCACAACATTCCGCTGGCCGATATCGCGGCGGCGCTGGCGATCGGCTCGCACGACGGCGACAACTTCTTCATGGAACCCGAGCCGGAGCCGGTCGAGCGGCCGCAGCGCGACCGGACGCTACGCGAGCGGCCCTCCCGGCGGTTCGACGAGGACCGGGGCGGCTCGCAGCACCGCGTCAGCGGAACCGAGCTGGCGACCTACCGGATCAGCGTCGGCAAGCGCCATCGCGTGGTGCCCGGCGCGATCGTCGGCGCCATCGCCAACGAAGGCGGCCTGCGCCGCAGCGATTTCGGGCACATCAGCATCCGTCCCGACCACAGCCTCGTGGAGCTGCCCGCGCAACTGCCCGCGGAGACGCTGGAGGCATTGCGGCGCACCAGGATCAGTGGTGTGCTGATCCAGTTGCAGCTGGACTCGGGTCCGCCGCAGCATCGCTCGTTCACCCGTGGCCCGCGCAGGGAGCGCGAGGGCGTCAAGCGACCGGAGCGCCGTAAGCCACGCTCCTGA
- a CDS encoding phosphoribosyltransferase, with product MVYTDRASAGRALGAYLEHLRASNPLVLGLPRGGVPVAAAVREVIGGDLDVLLVRKLGVPWQPELAMGAVGEDGVRVLNPDVLAHTGVSTQQVASIEARERAELERRKQMLRGDAQPIPLEGRTVVIVDDGMATGATVVAACRVARLHQPARVVAAIPVASTEAMRRAEAEADEVVCPWVPRSLGGVGGAYRDFHQLGDAEVTALLC from the coding sequence ATGGTCTACACCGATCGGGCCTCGGCCGGTCGCGCGCTGGGTGCGTATCTGGAACACCTGCGGGCGTCGAACCCGCTGGTGCTCGGCCTGCCGCGCGGCGGGGTCCCGGTGGCCGCCGCGGTGCGCGAGGTGATCGGCGGTGATCTCGACGTCCTCCTGGTCCGCAAGCTGGGTGTGCCGTGGCAACCGGAGCTGGCCATGGGCGCCGTCGGCGAGGACGGTGTGCGGGTGCTCAACCCGGATGTGCTGGCGCACACGGGGGTATCGACGCAGCAGGTGGCTTCGATCGAGGCTCGCGAGCGCGCCGAGCTGGAACGGCGCAAACAGATGCTGCGCGGGGATGCCCAACCGATCCCGCTGGAGGGCCGCACCGTGGTGATCGTCGACGACGGGATGGCGACCGGCGCCACCGTCGTGGCCGCCTGCCGGGTCGCGCGCCTGCACCAGCCCGCACGGGTCGTGGCCGCGATCCCGGTCGCCTCCACGGAGGCGATGCGCCGAGCCGAGGCCGAGGCCGACGAGGTGGTCTGCCCGTGGGTGCCACGCTCGCTCGGCGGTGTCGGTGGCGCCTACCGTGACTTCCATCAGCTCGGCGACGCCGAGGTCACCGCGCTGTTGTGCTGA
- a CDS encoding gamma carbonic anhydrase family protein: protein MPLYEFEGKRPQVDPSAFIAPTATLIGDVRVEAGASIWYGAVLRADLAPIVIRERANIQDNAVLHVPPDVPMEIGSGATIAHSVVFHGATVGADTIIGNGTTVLDLAKIGAGSMIAAHSLVPPGAEIPDGVLAAGSPAEVKRPIEGTQAQVWVQLNPGFYADLAQRHRKGIAEL from the coding sequence GTGCCACTCTATGAATTCGAAGGCAAACGGCCCCAGGTCGATCCGTCGGCGTTCATCGCCCCGACCGCGACGCTGATCGGCGACGTGCGGGTCGAGGCGGGCGCCTCGATCTGGTACGGCGCGGTGCTGCGCGCGGACCTGGCGCCGATCGTCATCCGGGAACGCGCCAATATCCAGGACAACGCGGTCCTGCACGTGCCGCCGGACGTGCCGATGGAGATCGGCTCCGGCGCGACCATCGCGCACAGCGTCGTGTTCCACGGGGCCACGGTCGGCGCCGACACCATCATCGGCAACGGCACCACGGTGCTGGACCTGGCGAAGATCGGGGCGGGCAGCATGATCGCCGCGCATTCGCTGGTCCCGCCCGGCGCCGAGATCCCCGACGGTGTGCTCGCCGCGGGATCACCCGCCGAGGTCAAGCGCCCGATCGAGGGCACCCAAGCCCAGGTGTGGGTCCAGCTGAACCCCGGCTTCTACGCGGACCTGGCGCAGCGCCACCGCAAGGGCATCGCGGAACTCTGA
- a CDS encoding carbon-nitrogen hydrolase family protein, with translation MQLDDSPAHQDRTPEQLDVAVVQFAPSTDPSANLAALREHVRTARERGARVVVAPEYSMFAVTRLDERVVAVAEPLTGPFVTGLGDIAREFGVFLVAGMVEQVAPGGDRIRNTLVVLGPDGVLVTCYRKVHLYDAFGHLESDVVEPGAIETPATFLVGDVTFGMQTCFDLRFPEGARRVAAAGAQVLLLPAQWIPGPGKVDQWSTLVRARAIENTVYVAAADQAAPRGSGASMIVDPTGAVLAELGDEPGVLTAGIDLAYLSKVRVTNPSLALRRFTITERGPE, from the coding sequence ATGCAACTGGACGACTCGCCCGCGCATCAGGATCGGACGCCGGAACAGCTGGACGTGGCGGTCGTCCAGTTCGCCCCCTCGACCGATCCCTCGGCCAACCTCGCCGCGCTGCGCGAACACGTGCGCACGGCCCGCGAGCGCGGGGCGCGCGTGGTCGTCGCGCCGGAATACTCGATGTTTGCCGTGACCCGGCTCGACGAGCGGGTCGTGGCCGTCGCCGAGCCGCTGACCGGCCCATTCGTCACCGGCCTCGGCGATATCGCACGCGAGTTCGGGGTGTTCCTGGTCGCCGGGATGGTGGAGCAGGTCGCCCCGGGAGGTGACCGTATCCGAAACACTCTCGTCGTGCTCGGACCCGATGGCGTCCTGGTTACGTGCTACCGGAAGGTGCACCTCTACGACGCCTTCGGGCACCTCGAATCCGACGTGGTCGAGCCGGGCGCGATCGAGACGCCCGCCACATTCCTGGTCGGTGATGTGACATTCGGCATGCAGACCTGCTTCGATCTGCGCTTCCCCGAGGGCGCGCGCCGGGTGGCCGCCGCGGGTGCGCAGGTGCTGCTGTTGCCCGCGCAGTGGATTCCCGGGCCGGGGAAGGTGGACCAGTGGAGCACGCTGGTGCGCGCGCGTGCCATCGAGAACACGGTCTACGTGGCCGCCGCCGATCAGGCCGCGCCCCGGGGTTCGGGCGCCTCGATGATCGTGGACCCGACCGGCGCGGTGCTCGCCGAACTGGGTGACGAGCCGGGTGTGCTGACCGCCGGAATAGACCTCGCCTACCTGAGCAAGGTGCGCGTCACCAACCCGAGCCTCGCGTTGCGCAGATTCACGATCACCGAGCGCGGACCGGAGTAG
- a CDS encoding DoxX family protein codes for MTTAYYIVGVLAALWIGFSAYSIVTGQKFVVEPLVEYGVPKSWWNWLGLAKGAGAVGLVVGFFIPVVGVAAAIGLILYFAGAVVTTLRARSYKTTPFPLLYMAPAIATLALQLAI; via the coding sequence ATGACCACCGCTTATTACATCGTTGGTGTCCTGGCAGCCTTGTGGATCGGCTTCTCGGCCTACTCCATCGTCACAGGGCAGAAGTTCGTCGTGGAGCCTTTGGTGGAATACGGCGTACCGAAGTCCTGGTGGAACTGGCTCGGCTTGGCCAAAGGCGCCGGGGCGGTAGGCCTCGTAGTCGGCTTCTTCATCCCGGTCGTGGGCGTGGCCGCCGCCATCGGTCTCATCCTCTACTTCGCCGGTGCCGTTGTGACCACCCTGCGCGCTCGCTCCTACAAGACCACTCCGTTCCCTCTGCTGTACATGGCCCCGGCGATCGCCACCCTGGCTCTTCAGCTGGCCATCTGA
- a CDS encoding alanine racemase, whose protein sequence is MTETSPIPGLHAATAELDPPLAALDLAALRANAADLVRRAGGVPMRVASKSVRCRAVLAEVLGTDLTAAGGFAGIMSYSLREAIWLVRHGARDVLLGYPSVDRAALAELAADDILLRSITLMIDDIAQLDLIRAALGTDRAHPRVCLDVDASLRIGPLHLGVRRSPVRTPQEAAALASAALRRGFDVVGVMTYEAQIAGLPDASAAVRLVKRVSAAEIAKRRAKVLDAVRSVTGKLEIVNSGGSGSIEVSVADPDVTEVTAGSGLYVPTLFDHYRSFTPRPALYFATPVLRRPARKIATVFAGGYIASGPAGPSRVPKPVWPSGLKLLGTEGAGEVQTPLSGAAELRIGDRVWFRHAKAGELCERFDTVYLVDTDGSRVAVPTYRGEGVCFG, encoded by the coding sequence GTGACCGAGACGTCGCCGATCCCGGGCCTGCACGCGGCCACCGCCGAGCTGGACCCGCCCTTGGCCGCCCTCGACCTGGCCGCGCTGCGCGCCAACGCCGCCGACCTGGTGCGTCGCGCTGGCGGTGTCCCGATGCGGGTGGCCAGCAAATCCGTGCGCTGCCGCGCCGTTCTCGCCGAAGTCCTCGGCACGGATCTCACCGCCGCGGGCGGCTTCGCGGGCATCATGTCCTACTCCCTGCGTGAGGCCATCTGGCTGGTGCGGCACGGGGCCCGAGACGTCCTGCTCGGCTATCCCAGCGTGGACCGGGCCGCGCTGGCGGAACTGGCCGCCGACGACATCCTGCTGCGATCGATCACGCTCATGATCGACGACATCGCTCAACTCGACCTGATCCGCGCCGCCCTGGGCACCGACCGCGCGCACCCCCGGGTCTGTTTGGACGTGGACGCCTCCCTGCGGATCGGCCCGCTGCATCTCGGGGTCCGCCGGTCCCCGGTGCGCACGCCGCAGGAAGCGGCCGCCCTGGCGAGCGCCGCGCTGCGTCGTGGCTTCGACGTGGTGGGCGTGATGACCTACGAGGCGCAGATCGCCGGGCTGCCCGACGCGAGTGCCGCGGTGCGGTTGGTGAAGCGGGTGTCCGCGGCGGAGATCGCCAAGCGGCGGGCGAAAGTGCTCGACGCGGTCCGCTCGGTGACCGGCAAGCTGGAGATCGTCAACAGCGGCGGCTCCGGATCCATCGAAGTCAGCGTCGCCGACCCGGACGTGACCGAGGTGACCGCCGGCTCCGGCCTGTACGTGCCGACGCTGTTCGACCACTACCGATCGTTCACCCCGAGGCCCGCACTCTACTTCGCCACGCCCGTGCTGCGGCGGCCCGCGCGGAAGATCGCCACCGTCTTCGCGGGCGGCTACATCGCCTCCGGCCCGGCTGGGCCGTCTCGCGTGCCGAAACCGGTGTGGCCCAGCGGATTGAAGCTGCTCGGCACCGAAGGCGCGGGAGAGGTGCAGACACCGCTGTCGGGCGCCGCGGAACTGCGGATCGGTGATCGGGTGTGGTTCCGGCACGCGAAGGCCGGTGAACTGTGCGAGCGGTTCGATACGGTGTATCTGGTCGACACCGACGGCTCCCGCGTCGCCGTGCCGACCTACCGCGGCGAGGGTGTCTGCTTCGGCTGA
- a CDS encoding tyrosine-protein phosphatase, producing the protein MTLSPPADQYFLSGTFNFRDTGGLRTEDGAKVRPGVLLRSAQLSGLDEAGHAALRELRVTDVHDLRGHREIAHIGADRLPEDVRLTITPFDSRMAEAPPHEATARTAYTHMLEVYRMFPALPEAHAAIAALAESIVRGAGAVLVHCAAGKDRTGWAVATLLRAVGVTEAEVRADYLESNGAIPALRSLMTTKLLGGEEVSVDLLGVREEYLEIATTSMRELHGDLPGYLATVGLTPELLTRLRTRMLE; encoded by the coding sequence GTGACTCTCTCGCCACCCGCCGATCAGTACTTCCTCTCCGGCACGTTCAACTTCCGGGATACCGGCGGCCTGCGCACCGAGGACGGCGCCAAGGTCCGCCCCGGGGTGCTGCTGCGCTCGGCCCAACTGAGCGGACTCGACGAGGCGGGTCACGCCGCGCTGCGCGAACTGCGCGTCACCGATGTGCACGACCTGCGCGGACACCGCGAGATCGCGCACATCGGCGCCGACCGGCTGCCCGAGGACGTCCGGCTGACCATCACGCCGTTCGACTCCAGAATGGCCGAGGCGCCGCCCCACGAGGCGACCGCGCGCACCGCCTACACGCACATGCTCGAGGTCTACCGGATGTTCCCGGCGCTGCCCGAAGCGCACGCCGCCATCGCCGCGCTCGCCGAATCCATCGTGCGCGGTGCGGGCGCCGTGCTGGTGCACTGCGCGGCAGGCAAGGACCGCACCGGGTGGGCCGTCGCGACACTGCTGCGCGCGGTCGGCGTCACCGAGGCGGAGGTGCGGGCCGACTACCTGGAGAGCAACGGGGCCATCCCCGCGCTGCGCTCCTTGATGACGACGAAACTGCTCGGCGGCGAGGAGGTCTCGGTCGACCTGCTCGGCGTCCGCGAGGAATACCTGGAGATCGCCACGACCTCGATGCGGGAACTGCACGGCGATCTGCCCGGCTACCTCGCGACTGTCGGCCTGACGCCCGAACTGCTCACGCGCCTGCGCACGCGCATGCTGGAGTGA
- a CDS encoding AAA domain-containing protein produces the protein MFVFGDRVVCTAVDLVRAAHCEFAVLRALDTELGTLPAEPGTAAPASELEHRIDGVRQRHLADYRARFAGAVVQIDRPPDDSGGPAEQVAALTAAHTDTIAALRAGAHVVHGATFFDGRFHSSCDFLVRAEHRVRYTVHGVVPTAADRVGAALELAACAAALDHSGALTAPFVRLHLGAESTAEALSELLPVCRARRRRVERIVDEKLGELLPVQWGDPRYLACGRCRTCTAALSAARDLLLVAGMPSAIRARLREAGVSTIDRLAAAEVAVPDVPARAVTALRRQAETQLRREDSGAPTYTLTDATALGALPPSSPGDLALTIEGGERVPRTVEIGGPDIVHLSLRWPFGTDELDGAAERRALGQVLDYLAQRRRMYPDLHIYHYTSAVRTALLRCIGRHGIGEEFVDELLRAGVLVDLYPVLRNAMIIGEPSYDLSTLQQLWPDAEHSPDASDTDTVLRLRDWLLDCGSGQRIELHRLSASSDRTSRVTRELCSGPASNAIRTLDVPGELPMCLLNPSSRRDAIQVRTVSSPRTRASSLHTVPGEPDLMPPSRPSSLEAALAEYAAGLGVPLHPSALMAAALGYHRRERQPLLWAHADRLSHPVDEWPDAAGVLVADWGTVDTKWHRRPDRPAMRRYLTLTGRIGTGSSGAAGPSVLAPGTTVYTFYDPPPPVGMVTTVGRRATATATVLGCSVDTEFDDTVRLEELLPEGCEPYDELPTAIAPGLPAWDENAELAVELAAQQLLMTLPDSPREAIFDILTRRPPRLHGGARLPEVHGDHAAAITAAVRALDRSYVAVQGPSGTGKSSTAARVLERLVTRHNWRIGIVAQDHATVENLLDAIVRVGVLPELVAKKDAAALAPEWAVIDAARYPRFLDNAISGCVLGGTPADFANDDLVPREGLDLLVVADAGRFALAETVAVAASARNLLLLGDPVPSTPRGTHPAPVGESVLGWLTEGRQTLPAERGYFLDRTWRMHPAVCEPISRLYYDGRLRSNETVTLARHLDAEEPGVHTVLVDHYGNATTSPAEAREVVRRVRALLGMSWTIGATTRRLHPHDIFVIAPYAAQVARIRTMLARAKIEDVLVGTPDRFRGREAAVVLLSMTTSSPADAPYGMPSLLSRGLIRAALCRAMWRAIIIRSPLLTEYLPATVEELADLGAFLRLADSGQPKQTPSPR, from the coding sequence TTGTTCGTTTTCGGTGATCGTGTCGTCTGCACCGCCGTCGATCTCGTGCGCGCAGCGCACTGCGAGTTCGCAGTGTTGCGCGCCCTCGACACCGAACTGGGCACCCTCCCGGCCGAACCCGGCACCGCCGCACCGGCGTCCGAACTCGAACACAGAATCGATGGTGTTCGGCAACGCCACCTCGCCGACTACCGTGCCCGCTTCGCCGGCGCGGTGGTGCAGATCGACCGGCCACCGGACGACTCGGGAGGCCCGGCCGAGCAGGTCGCGGCGCTGACGGCCGCGCACACCGACACCATCGCAGCCCTGCGCGCGGGCGCACACGTCGTTCACGGCGCGACTTTCTTCGACGGTCGATTCCATAGCTCCTGCGACTTTCTGGTACGCGCGGAACACCGAGTCCGTTACACCGTGCACGGTGTCGTGCCCACGGCGGCCGATCGAGTGGGCGCCGCGCTCGAGCTCGCCGCCTGTGCTGCGGCACTGGACCATTCGGGCGCGCTGACCGCACCGTTCGTCCGGCTGCACCTCGGTGCGGAGAGCACCGCCGAAGCGCTGAGCGAGCTCCTTCCGGTGTGCCGCGCACGCAGGCGCCGGGTGGAGCGCATCGTGGACGAGAAACTCGGCGAACTGCTGCCGGTCCAGTGGGGCGACCCTCGCTATCTCGCCTGCGGCCGCTGCCGGACCTGTACCGCCGCCCTTTCGGCCGCGCGCGATCTGCTGCTGGTGGCCGGCATGCCATCGGCGATCCGCGCTCGTCTGCGCGAAGCCGGAGTGAGCACCATTGATCGGCTGGCCGCCGCCGAGGTCGCGGTACCGGATGTGCCGGCGCGCGCCGTCACAGCGCTGCGCCGCCAAGCGGAAACCCAACTGCGACGTGAAGATTCGGGTGCGCCCACGTACACGCTGACCGACGCGACCGCGCTCGGCGCGCTGCCACCGTCCTCCCCCGGCGACCTCGCGCTCACCATCGAGGGCGGCGAACGGGTGCCCCGCACGGTCGAGATCGGCGGACCGGACATTGTGCACCTGTCGCTGCGTTGGCCGTTCGGCACGGACGAGCTCGACGGCGCCGCAGAACGCCGCGCGCTCGGGCAGGTGCTCGACTATCTGGCCCAGCGGCGGCGGATGTATCCGGATCTGCATATCTACCACTACACCTCGGCGGTGCGCACGGCGCTGCTGCGCTGCATCGGGCGGCACGGCATCGGCGAGGAGTTCGTGGACGAATTGCTCCGGGCGGGTGTCCTGGTCGACCTGTACCCGGTCCTCCGCAACGCGATGATCATCGGCGAGCCGTCCTACGACCTGAGCACGCTGCAACAACTGTGGCCCGATGCGGAGCATTCGCCCGATGCGAGCGACACCGACACCGTACTGCGGCTGCGTGATTGGCTGCTCGACTGTGGTTCCGGGCAGCGTATCGAACTCCACCGCCTCTCCGCGTCTTCAGACCGTACCAGTCGAGTGACCCGGGAATTGTGTTCAGGTCCCGCGTCGAATGCCATTCGAACCCTGGACGTACCCGGCGAGTTACCCATGTGCTTGCTGAACCCGTCATCGCGTCGGGACGCGATCCAGGTGAGGACCGTGTCGAGTCCGCGGACCCGAGCCAGTTCGTTGCACACCGTCCCGGGCGAGCCCGATCTCATGCCGCCGTCCCGGCCGTCGTCACTGGAGGCTGCCCTCGCGGAATACGCAGCGGGACTCGGTGTTCCGCTGCACCCGTCGGCTCTGATGGCCGCCGCGCTCGGCTATCACCGGCGCGAGCGGCAGCCGCTGTTGTGGGCACATGCCGACCGGCTCAGCCACCCGGTGGACGAATGGCCCGATGCGGCCGGGGTTCTGGTCGCCGACTGGGGCACGGTGGACACCAAATGGCATCGCCGCCCCGACCGCCCGGCCATGCGGCGGTATCTGACGCTGACCGGCCGGATCGGAACCGGCTCGAGCGGCGCCGCGGGGCCGAGCGTCCTCGCCCCCGGCACCACCGTCTACACCTTCTACGACCCCCCGCCACCCGTGGGCATGGTCACCACCGTCGGCCGGCGGGCCACCGCGACGGCGACGGTGCTCGGCTGCTCGGTGGACACCGAGTTCGACGACACCGTCCGGCTGGAGGAACTGCTGCCCGAAGGCTGCGAACCCTACGACGAGCTGCCGACCGCCATCGCACCCGGCCTACCCGCGTGGGACGAGAACGCCGAACTGGCGGTCGAACTCGCGGCGCAGCAGTTGCTCATGACCTTGCCGGACTCGCCCCGGGAGGCAATCTTCGACATTCTCACGCGCCGCCCGCCCCGGCTGCACGGCGGCGCCAGGCTGCCCGAGGTGCACGGCGACCACGCGGCCGCGATCACCGCCGCGGTGCGCGCGCTGGACCGCTCGTACGTCGCGGTGCAGGGACCGTCGGGGACCGGGAAGAGCTCGACCGCGGCCCGGGTGCTGGAGCGCCTGGTCACCCGGCACAACTGGCGGATCGGCATCGTGGCGCAGGACCACGCGACCGTGGAGAACCTGCTCGACGCGATCGTGCGAGTCGGCGTGCTGCCGGAGTTGGTCGCCAAGAAGGACGCGGCGGCTCTCGCCCCGGAGTGGGCCGTGATCGACGCCGCCCGCTACCCGCGTTTCCTGGACAACGCGATCAGCGGCTGCGTACTCGGCGGCACTCCAGCCGATTTCGCCAACGACGATCTGGTGCCGCGCGAGGGTCTCGACCTGCTCGTGGTCGCCGACGCCGGCCGCTTCGCGCTGGCCGAAACCGTGGCCGTCGCCGCGAGCGCGCGCAACCTGCTGCTGCTCGGCGATCCGGTGCCGTCCACCCCGCGCGGCACCCACCCTGCTCCGGTCGGCGAATCGGTGCTCGGCTGGCTGACCGAGGGCCGCCAGACCCTGCCCGCCGAGCGCGGCTACTTCCTGGACCGCACTTGGCGCATGCATCCCGCGGTGTGCGAACCCATTTCCCGGCTGTACTACGACGGACGCCTGCGGTCCAATGAAACCGTCACGCTGGCACGGCATCTGGACGCCGAGGAGCCCGGCGTGCACACCGTCCTGGTCGACCACTACGGCAATGCCACCACCTCGCCCGCCGAGGCACGCGAGGTGGTGCGCCGGGTCCGCGCGCTGCTCGGCATGTCCTGGACGATCGGCGCGACGACGCGCAGGCTGCACCCGCACGACATCTTCGTGATCGCGCCGTACGCCGCGCAGGTCGCGCGGATACGGACCATGCTCGCCCGAGCCAAGATCGAAGACGTGCTGGTGGGCACGCCGGATCGGTTCCGCGGCAGGGAAGCGGCGGTGGTGCTGCTTTCGATGACCACCTCCAGCCCCGCCGACGCCCCCTACGGCATGCCGTCGCTGTTGTCGCGCGGCTTGATCCGCGCCGCGCTGTGCCGGGCCATGTGGAGGGCGATCATCATCCGGTCCCCACTGCTCACCGAGTACTTGCCCGCCACCGTGGAGGAACTGGCCGACCTGGGCGCATTCCTGCGGCTGGCGGACAGCGGTCAGCCGAAGCAGACACCCTCGCCGCGGTAG
- a CDS encoding TetR family transcriptional regulator — translation MSAGGEVITKDRLRPAIREAVEEAAATLDYTGVRALRVLLHAGVSAYWPLIAAAPSKHIRAYEAAVQLLRARWDMRTDRVADPIASAAYQGMETEVAAFLELCTERSGTQWLEPVESISAYVVSLVRGAVLRWLADCNDEAMLVVLDDLVGAMAAKGTDR, via the coding sequence TTGAGCGCAGGTGGAGAAGTAATTACGAAGGATCGGCTGCGGCCTGCTATACGCGAGGCGGTCGAAGAGGCAGCGGCCACGCTCGATTACACCGGGGTTCGCGCGCTGCGGGTGCTGCTGCACGCCGGGGTCAGTGCGTACTGGCCCTTGATCGCAGCCGCTCCGTCCAAGCACATCAGAGCATACGAAGCGGCCGTGCAGCTGCTGCGCGCTCGCTGGGACATGCGGACCGACCGCGTCGCCGACCCGATCGCGTCGGCGGCCTACCAGGGCATGGAAACCGAGGTCGCCGCGTTCCTGGAGCTGTGCACCGAGCGGTCGGGCACGCAATGGCTCGAACCGGTGGAGTCGATCTCGGCCTATGTTGTCTCGCTCGTCCGAGGCGCCGTTCTGCGCTGGCTGGCTGACTGTAACGACGAGGCCATGCTGGTGGTGCTGGATGACCTGGTCGGCGCCATGGCCGCGAAAGGGACCGACCGGTAG